From Thamnophis elegans isolate rThaEle1 chromosome 12, rThaEle1.pri, whole genome shotgun sequence, one genomic window encodes:
- the MPP1 gene encoding 55 kDa erythrocyte membrane protein produces MTLKSERSGDSGSMRTALSDLYLEHLLQSKPRVETVSCPMNAITEDLYANGSAKNGSLTHANGHELRKIRLIQFEKITEEPMGITLKLNEKKSCMVARILHGGMIHRQGFLHVGDEILEINGKSVANHSVDQLQKILKEIKGTVILKIIPNQQNRILPLQMFVRAQFNYDPQKDNLIPCKEAGLKFQTGDVIEIINKDDSNWWQGRIEGSSNGSAGLIPSLELQEWRVASTTQENQSEGQSCLSFGKKKKCKDKYLAKHSSIFDQLDVVSYEEVVQLPAFKRKTLVLIGASGVGRSHIKNTLLNKYPDKFGYPVPYTTRPQKKNEEDGKNYHFVSTEDMTKDISANEFLEFGSYQGFMFGTKFETLHKIHQQGKIAILDIEPQTLKIIHTADFSPFVVFVVPPKQADQIETLQQLQKDTEAIQSRYAHYFDLVLVNNGVEESLEQLQAAFDRACSSPQWVPVSWVY; encoded by the exons ACGGTCTCTTGCCCAATGAATGCAATAACTGAGGACCTTTACGCCAATGGCTCAGCCAAGAACGGTAGCCTCACTCACGCCAACGGGCACGAGTTGCGGAAAATACGCTTAATCCAGTTTGAGAAGATCACGGAGGAGCCCATG GGTATCACTCTGAAGCTCAATGAGAAGAAAAGCTGCATGGTGGCCAGGATCCTCCATGGGGGCATGATTCACAGGCAAG GTTTCCTTCATGTGGGCGATGAGATTCTCGAGATCAATGGGAAGAGTGTGGCCAACCATTCTGTAGATCAGTTGCAGAAGATCTTG AAAGAAATCAAGGGAACGGTCATCCTAAAGATCATTCCCAACCAGCAGAACCGCATTCTGCCACTTCAG ATGTTCGTCCGAGCCCAATTTAACTATGACCCGCAGAAGGACAACCTCATCCCTTGCAAAGAAGCAGGTTTGAAATTCCAAACCGGAGACGTAATCGAGATTATCAATAAAGATGATAGCAATTGGTGGCAAGGCCGGATAGAAGGTTCTTCCAATGGCTCGGCAGGGCTTATTCCATCTCTGGAGCTCCAAGAATG GCGTGTTGCCAGCACAACCCAAGAGAATCAGTCCGAAGGCCAGAGCTGCCTTTCctttgggaagaagaagaaatgcaaaGACAAATACCTGGCAAAGCACAGCTCAA TTTTTGACCAGCTTGATGTAGTATCTTACGAGGAGGTGGTCCAACTGCCAGCTTTTAAGCGAAAAACTTTGGTGCTTATAG GAGCAAGTGGTGTCGGACGAAGCCACATTAAGAACACACTACTCAACAAATACCCAGACAAGTTCGGATATCCTGTTCCAT ATACAACTCGACCCCAAAAGAAGAATGAAGAGGATGGGAAGAACTATCACTTTGTCTCTACAGAAGACATGACAAAAGACATCTCTGCTAACGAGTTCTTGGAATTTGGAAGTTACCAGGGCTTTATGTTTGGCACCAAATTTGAAACTTTGCACAAGATCCATCAGCAGGGCAAAATTGCCATCTTGGACATTGAGCCACAG ACGCTGAAAATCATCCACACTGCCGACTTTTCTCCTTTCGTTGTGTTCGTTGTTCCCCCAAAGCAAGCCGATCAG ATAGAAACCTTGCAGCAACTTCAGAAGGACACAGAGGCCATCCAGAGCAGATATGCCCATTACTTCGATCTGGTGCTGGTGAACAACGGTGTGGAAGAGAGCCTTGAACAACTGCAGGCAGCTTTCGACCGGGCATGCAGCTCCCCACAGTGGGTGCCAGTTTCTTGGGTGTATTGA